In the Flavobacterium sp. J372 genome, one interval contains:
- a CDS encoding 1,4-dihydroxy-2-naphthoate polyprenyltransferase — translation MKAWISAARLRTLPLSVSGILVGSFYAFAQGYNNWTILCLSLLTTLGLQVLSNFANDYGDGVKGTDNENRIGPQRALQSGAITPSEMKRGIIITSVLTLASAVMLIYVSFGSENFGYSLFFFFLGLAAIAAAIKYTVGASAYGYRGLGDVFVFIFFGLISVLGCYFLYAKTIDVLLFLPAVSIGLLSVAVLNLNNMRDIVSDAMSGKNTLVVQMGAAKAKIYHFVIILTALILTVIFAILYKFELKQYLFIIAYIPLLLHLMVVAKNREPRDLDPELKKVALSTFFLSILLCVCLMMWQAKG, via the coding sequence ATAAAAGCCTGGATAAGCGCGGCACGTTTAAGAACATTACCACTTTCGGTTTCAGGAATTCTCGTGGGGAGTTTCTATGCTTTTGCACAAGGTTACAATAATTGGACAATACTTTGTTTGTCTTTGCTGACAACCCTCGGACTGCAGGTTCTGTCAAACTTCGCCAATGATTACGGTGATGGCGTGAAAGGTACTGATAATGAAAACCGGATAGGCCCGCAGCGCGCGTTGCAGAGCGGCGCCATTACGCCTTCAGAAATGAAGCGCGGCATTATTATCACTTCTGTATTAACGCTGGCATCTGCTGTTATGCTGATATATGTTTCGTTCGGCAGTGAGAACTTTGGCTACTCACTGTTCTTTTTCTTCTTAGGGTTAGCAGCAATTGCAGCAGCAATCAAGTATACCGTAGGGGCATCAGCATACGGCTATCGCGGGCTTGGTGATGTTTTTGTGTTTATTTTCTTCGGATTAATAAGTGTATTAGGATGCTATTTCCTATATGCCAAGACTATAGATGTACTTTTGTTTCTTCCGGCTGTGTCTATTGGGTTGCTAAGTGTCGCTGTGCTTAATCTCAATAACATGCGAGATATAGTAAGTGATGCCATGTCGGGTAAAAATACGCTCGTGGTACAGATGGGCGCAGCTAAAGCGAAGATATATCATTTCGTTATCATCCTGACAGCCTTGATTTTGACGGTGATATTCGCTATCTTGTATAAGTTTGAATTGAAGCAATATCTGTTTATTATAGCTTATATCCCGTTATTATTGCACCTGATGGTTGTTGCCAAAAACAGAGAGCCCCGAGACCTTGATCCTGAACTGAAGAAGGTAGCGCTGAGTACTTTCTTCTTATCAATACTACTTTGCGTATGTTTGATGATGTGGCAGGCTAAAGGATAG
- a CDS encoding Crp/Fnr family transcriptional regulator: protein MMTASTNLFERLSPFVKLSPQSRAKLLSYMKKEELPKGHVLVPAGSICTHVYYIERGLSRIFYMKDGREVIDDFNAENEFTCSINTWLTRKPDNRQTELLEPSVIWSLPYTKLEELYDEHHDIERLGRHLITLELAEMQQRLTDLQFTAAQERYANFIAANPSLLQRVPLGMISSYLGITQETLSRIRARG, encoded by the coding sequence ATGATGACAGCAAGCACCAACCTTTTTGAAAGGCTCTCACCTTTTGTAAAGCTCAGCCCACAAAGCCGGGCAAAGCTGCTGTCGTATATGAAAAAAGAAGAGCTGCCTAAAGGGCATGTACTGGTGCCTGCAGGAAGCATATGCACCCATGTATACTATATCGAGCGGGGGCTTTCCCGGATATTTTATATGAAAGACGGCCGTGAAGTTATTGATGATTTTAATGCTGAAAACGAGTTTACCTGCTCAATAAATACCTGGCTTACCCGAAAGCCCGATAACAGGCAGACTGAGCTGCTTGAGCCATCTGTAATCTGGTCTCTACCTTATACAAAACTCGAAGAGCTGTATGATGAACATCATGACATAGAGCGTTTGGGCCGCCATTTGATTACACTTGAACTGGCAGAGATGCAGCAACGCCTTACAGATTTGCAATTTACCGCGGCACAGGAACGCTATGCCAACTTCATTGCTGCAAATCCATCACTACTGCAGCGTGTACCATTGGGAATGATATCCTCCTATCTTGGCATTACACAGGAGACCCTGAGCCGTATACGCGCCCGTGGGTAA
- a CDS encoding o-succinylbenzoate synthase, protein MRARYTKYILNFKRPSGTSRGVMTQKETFFIFLDENGKQGIGECGLLRGLSFDDRPDYEQKLQWVCDNIHLGEAALWEALTEFPSIQFGVETAFRSLASEDNFEVFLSEFTKGKASIPINGLVWMGDEGYMKQQIEEKLDQGFNCIKLKIGAIDFEKEIGLLRFIRSNFSAEEIEIRVDANGAFTSYEALYKLKELSEYHIHSIEQPIKNGQHDSMSDLCKLTSLPIALDEELIGVLSYSDKENLLRKIQPQYIILKPSLVGGFRGCDEWIALAEQYNIGWWITSALESNIGLNAIAQYTFTKNNPMPQGLGTGSLYTNNFDSPLEVKNGMLHYNPRLEWDLNNIG, encoded by the coding sequence ATAAGAGCGCGATATACAAAGTATATTCTCAATTTCAAGCGTCCGAGCGGAACTTCCCGAGGCGTTATGACCCAAAAAGAAACTTTCTTTATCTTTCTCGATGAAAACGGGAAACAAGGGATAGGGGAGTGCGGCCTGTTGCGGGGTCTCAGCTTCGATGACCGTCCGGATTATGAACAAAAACTGCAATGGGTGTGCGATAACATTCATTTAGGTGAAGCAGCTTTGTGGGAAGCACTAACAGAATTCCCTTCCATACAATTTGGAGTGGAGACAGCATTTCGTTCGCTTGCTTCAGAAGATAATTTTGAAGTATTCCTTTCTGAATTTACAAAAGGGAAAGCTTCAATCCCAATAAATGGTTTGGTGTGGATGGGTGATGAGGGGTACATGAAACAGCAGATTGAAGAGAAATTGGATCAGGGTTTCAACTGTATTAAATTGAAGATAGGAGCAATAGATTTTGAAAAAGAGATAGGGCTTTTACGATTCATCAGAAGCAATTTTTCAGCTGAAGAAATTGAAATCAGGGTTGATGCAAATGGTGCTTTTACTTCATACGAAGCTTTATATAAACTTAAAGAATTGTCTGAATATCATATACATAGTATTGAACAGCCAATTAAAAATGGACAGCATGACAGCATGTCAGACTTGTGCAAACTAACTTCGTTGCCAATTGCATTGGACGAAGAGTTGATTGGAGTGCTTTCTTACAGCGATAAAGAAAATCTATTGCGTAAAATTCAGCCTCAGTACATCATTTTAAAGCCAAGTTTGGTGGGTGGATTTCGCGGTTGCGATGAGTGGATAGCCCTTGCCGAACAATACAACATCGGCTGGTGGATAACCTCTGCTTTGGAGAGCAACATCGGACTCAATGCCATTGCCCAATACACCTTTACAAAAAACAACCCTATGCCGCAGGGCCTTGGCACAGGTTCGCTTTATACAAATAATTTTGATTCTCCTCTTGAAGTGAAAAACGGAATGCTTCATTATAATCCCAGATTGGAGTGGGATTTGAATAATATCGGGTAA
- a CDS encoding metal-dependent hydrolase — MKITTYGHASLGIEVGGKHIIVDPYITANEAASNIDIMQLKADYILITHAHGDHILDVEAIANNTGATIVSNVEITNYYEKKGFKVHPMNHGGSWDFDFGKVKYVVAHHSSSFPDGTYGGNQGGFVIEGEHKNIYIAGDTAVTFDMKLIPMRTRLDLAILPIGSNFTMDVEDAIIASDFLDCDKILGYHYDTFGYIKINHDEAKKKFFDKGKDLMLLEVGESIEL, encoded by the coding sequence ATGAAAATCACAACTTACGGCCACGCCAGCCTTGGCATAGAAGTAGGAGGCAAGCACATTATTGTTGACCCTTACATTACCGCAAATGAAGCGGCATCAAATATTGACATCATGCAGCTAAAAGCTGATTACATCCTGATTACCCATGCTCACGGCGACCATATTCTTGATGTTGAAGCTATCGCTAACAATACCGGTGCAACAATTGTATCAAACGTTGAAATTACTAACTATTATGAAAAGAAAGGCTTTAAAGTACACCCAATGAATCATGGCGGCAGCTGGGATTTTGATTTTGGTAAAGTAAAATATGTAGTGGCGCACCATTCAAGCTCTTTTCCTGACGGCACATACGGCGGCAACCAGGGCGGTTTTGTAATTGAAGGTGAACATAAAAACATTTATATAGCCGGAGATACCGCGGTGACATTTGACATGAAGCTGATACCAATGCGTACTCGTCTCGATCTCGCCATATTGCCAATCGGCAGCAATTTTACCATGGATGTTGAGGATGCCATCATTGCGTCAGATTTTTTAGATTGCGATAAGATACTGGGTTATCATTATGATACTTTTGGGTACATCAAAATTAACCATGACGAAGCTAAGAAGAAGTTTTTCGACAAGGGAAAAGACTTGATGCTTTTGGAAGTTGGGGAATCTATTGAACTTTAA
- a CDS encoding endonuclease yields the protein MKRFLFFGAILSSGFAFAQIPAGYYNNATGTGYALKTQLYNIIKGHNDQGYDALYECYKTSDRDYFYENDGTILDIYSEKPNGPDSYSYSATSAGDRCGNYSSEGDCFNREHIMPQSVFNEASPMRNDAHHLFPTDGKVNGQRSNYAFGKVGNATWTSTNGSKRGNNLNSGYSAGYSGIVFEPIDEFKGDVARALLYFATRYEDKMQNYSHEMLNGTKTQCFSNWFKNVLLTWHAQDPVSPREITRNNAVYAFQGNRNPYIDHPEYVQAIWGTPAGTSDFEAAANISIYPNPATGNMINVYSETVIDNLQLININGQVVKNIDAPQFSDNKYVLQDLPQGFYFLKLEGTGGSVTKKIIVN from the coding sequence ATGAAAAGATTTTTATTTTTTGGGGCAATCCTTTCATCAGGATTTGCCTTTGCACAAATTCCGGCGGGATATTATAATAATGCCACCGGCACAGGCTATGCTCTAAAAACGCAGCTGTATAATATAATTAAAGGGCATAATGACCAGGGATATGATGCGCTGTATGAATGCTATAAAACCAGTGACCGTGATTATTTCTATGAAAATGACGGGACAATACTAGACATCTATTCTGAAAAACCAAACGGGCCTGACTCATACAGTTATTCTGCAACTTCAGCAGGCGACAGGTGTGGTAATTATAGTTCTGAAGGCGACTGCTTTAACCGTGAGCACATAATGCCCCAAAGTGTATTTAATGAAGCCAGCCCTATGCGAAATGATGCCCACCACCTTTTCCCAACTGATGGTAAAGTTAATGGCCAGCGCAGCAATTACGCATTTGGTAAAGTAGGCAATGCTACGTGGACGTCAACTAACGGCTCTAAGCGTGGCAATAACCTTAATTCGGGTTATTCAGCAGGATATTCAGGGATTGTGTTTGAACCGATAGATGAGTTTAAAGGTGATGTAGCACGAGCGCTGCTATACTTTGCTACAAGGTATGAAGACAAAATGCAGAATTATAGCCACGAAATGCTGAACGGCACTAAAACACAGTGTTTTTCAAACTGGTTTAAGAATGTACTTTTAACCTGGCATGCCCAAGACCCGGTAAGCCCGCGTGAAATTACCCGTAACAATGCAGTCTATGCTTTCCAGGGCAACCGTAACCCATATATAGACCATCCTGAATATGTACAGGCAATATGGGGCACACCGGCAGGAACATCAGATTTTGAAGCTGCAGCCAATATAAGCATCTACCCTAACCCGGCTACGGGAAACATGATAAATGTGTACAGTGAAACAGTAATTGATAACCTTCAGCTGATAAATATCAACGGGCAAGTGGTTAAGAATATTGACGCCCCGCAGTTTAGCGACAATAAATATGTTTTACAAGATTTGCCTCAGGGCTTCTACTTCCTCAAACTGGAAGGCACCGGCGGAAGCGTCACTAAAAAAATCATTGTGAACTAG
- a CDS encoding four helix bundle protein, translated as MKNENVVQQKSYAFAIRIINAYKYLHTEQKEYVLSKQLLRCGTSIGANIEEAIGGQSQKDFFAKLTIAYKEARETQYWLRLLRDTHYLTTEQSDSLITDVNELLRIIGSIQKTLRNS; from the coding sequence ATGAAAAACGAGAATGTAGTACAACAAAAAAGCTATGCATTTGCAATTCGTATAATTAACGCATATAAATATCTTCACACAGAACAAAAGGAGTATGTGCTTTCAAAGCAGTTACTACGCTGCGGAACATCTATAGGAGCAAATATAGAAGAAGCTATTGGTGGCCAAAGTCAAAAAGATTTCTTTGCAAAATTAACAATCGCCTATAAGGAAGCACGCGAAACGCAATATTGGCTTCGGCTTCTTCGTGACACTCACTATCTTACAACTGAACAAAGCGATAGTCTGATAACTGATGTAAACGAATTGCTCAGAATCATCGGAAGTATTCAGAAAACACTGCGTAATTCGTAA
- a CDS encoding endonuclease yields the protein MKLKTTLLMLMFSVAALAQFTTEAIPTGYYNSATGTGYTLKNQLRTIITNGHNPQSYTTGLWNLYSTSLRDNFYENDGSLLDIYSENPTGIDPYNYTSTSQQCGNYTTEGQCYNKEHLIPQAYFGNGAMPMYSDAHHVVPSDGKVNGWRDNLPFGVVSGTVTNGCNAGATNTPCKTLNNSKIGNNLNSGYSSGFSGKVFEPIDEFKGDIARTFFYFATRYQDDMDDFYSAAANTLEVKAMFDGSTNKVFSTTFLNIMLTWHANDPVSPKEVAFNNAIYNFQGNRNPFIDHPEYVQSIWGTPAGTDTFDISTKVAVYPNPATSNTVNISSEVEITSLRLININGQIVSSIQNPVPDSGSVTLSNLPQGFYILTINTAEGSAVKKVLVN from the coding sequence ATGAAATTAAAAACTACGCTTTTGATGCTGATGTTCTCGGTAGCTGCGCTCGCGCAATTTACTACGGAAGCCATCCCAACGGGATATTACAACAGCGCGACCGGAACAGGATACACGCTTAAAAATCAGCTAAGAACAATTATTACCAATGGGCATAATCCCCAATCGTATACGACAGGGTTATGGAACCTTTACAGCACTTCTCTGCGGGATAATTTTTATGAGAATGACGGCTCGTTGCTTGACATATATTCGGAAAACCCAACAGGCATTGACCCATATAACTATACCAGTACAAGCCAGCAATGCGGCAATTATACCACCGAAGGACAATGCTATAATAAAGAACACCTAATACCTCAGGCTTATTTTGGCAACGGGGCGATGCCTATGTATAGCGATGCTCACCATGTTGTACCGAGTGACGGTAAAGTTAATGGCTGGCGTGATAACCTGCCTTTTGGTGTGGTATCAGGCACAGTAACAAACGGCTGTAATGCCGGCGCCACCAATACACCCTGCAAAACCCTTAATAATTCTAAAATAGGAAATAACCTTAATTCCGGATATTCTTCAGGTTTTTCAGGAAAAGTTTTTGAGCCTATAGATGAATTTAAAGGTGATATTGCCCGAACATTCTTTTATTTCGCCACACGATACCAGGATGATATGGACGATTTTTACAGCGCTGCTGCCAATACCCTTGAAGTAAAAGCAATGTTTGATGGTTCAACCAATAAAGTTTTCAGCACAACATTCCTTAATATTATGCTTACCTGGCATGCAAATGATCCTGTGAGCCCTAAAGAGGTTGCATTTAACAATGCTATTTACAACTTTCAGGGAAACCGAAACCCGTTTATAGACCATCCTGAATATGTACAGTCAATATGGGGCACTCCTGCCGGAACTGATACGTTTGACATCAGTACAAAAGTTGCAGTTTATCCAAATCCTGCCACATCAAACACAGTTAATATTTCATCAGAAGTTGAGATTACTTCATTACGCCTTATAAACATCAACGGACAAATTGTTTCATCAATTCAAAATCCGGTTCCAGATAGTGGTTCAGTTACTCTGTCTAACCTGCCACAAGGCTTTTATATCCTGACAATTAATACTGCTGAAGGGTCGGCCGTAAAAAAGGTTCTAGTGAATTGA
- a CDS encoding acyl-CoA thioesterase, with protein MELKTYYKIRFNDCDPFKHLNNAAYINYMLNAREDHLKQFHNISMADMYAKGLSWMVSHHEIVYLRPALYDEDVCIQSALIKATEGSLLVEMIMFDESCQQLKAVLWTTFTYVNLQTGKRDNHPAWFQETADNLQTSELQRFSGVKERVAELRGR; from the coding sequence ATGGAATTAAAAACCTATTACAAGATTCGCTTCAACGACTGCGACCCTTTTAAGCATCTTAATAATGCAGCGTATATAAACTATATGCTCAATGCGCGCGAAGACCACCTGAAACAATTTCACAACATCAGCATGGCCGATATGTATGCGAAAGGCCTCTCATGGATGGTGAGCCATCACGAAATCGTGTATTTGCGACCTGCTTTATATGACGAAGATGTATGTATACAATCAGCGCTTATTAAAGCTACAGAAGGCTCGCTATTGGTCGAGATGATAATGTTTGATGAAAGCTGCCAACAATTGAAAGCAGTACTGTGGACAACTTTCACCTACGTAAATCTACAAACCGGTAAGCGTGATAACCACCCTGCATGGTTTCAGGAAACAGCAGACAATTTACAGACATCAGAATTACAGCGATTTTCAGGCGTTAAAGAACGTGTAGCTGAATTGCGAGGGAGATAA